A genomic region of SAR202 cluster bacterium contains the following coding sequences:
- a CDS encoding HAMP domain-containing histidine kinase — protein MANRQRLLKLARIACGIVVLLGVIVMLASFRFGVLFSEKLWGVEPLAYLAGVVTMAALGFIWGTYVLQSRATQHGYHLNGFDSSLENWTKLTKQYFELYHHDLGRPLTRILAKERELRAVLARTGGNADPGVSELLDEIERQAPNFRLMLANIQVLVELEAPRKPDDVHPVEPAQVVRRIVDRYAGVVAEAGKEITWWSEPSEFGMVYSDPSAIEHIITNLIDNASKYATEHIEVRLTKDESHFYIRVWDDGPGIAPHHVPHIFDRGWTPEVSRRDEKTSSGLGLFIARTLAARNGGDITVESVTAPDPDHHTAFVASFSL, from the coding sequence GTGGCAAACAGGCAGCGACTTCTCAAGCTGGCGCGCATAGCCTGCGGCATTGTTGTGCTGCTCGGCGTTATCGTCATGCTCGCCTCCTTCCGTTTCGGCGTGCTCTTCTCCGAGAAGCTGTGGGGCGTGGAGCCCCTCGCCTACTTGGCCGGCGTCGTGACAATGGCCGCGCTGGGGTTCATATGGGGCACGTACGTGCTTCAGTCGCGCGCAACGCAGCACGGCTACCACCTCAACGGCTTCGACAGCTCGCTCGAGAACTGGACGAAGCTGACAAAGCAGTACTTTGAGCTCTACCACCACGACCTTGGCCGCCCCCTGACCCGCATCCTTGCAAAGGAGCGGGAGCTGCGCGCGGTTCTGGCCCGCACCGGAGGCAACGCTGACCCCGGCGTCTCTGAGCTGCTTGATGAGATTGAGCGGCAAGCGCCCAACTTCCGCCTCATGCTTGCAAACATCCAGGTGCTCGTTGAGCTTGAAGCGCCACGCAAGCCGGACGACGTGCACCCCGTTGAGCCTGCGCAGGTGGTGAGGAGGATTGTTGACAGGTACGCGGGCGTGGTCGCGGAGGCGGGGAAAGAGATCACATGGTGGTCGGAGCCCTCCGAGTTCGGCATGGTCTATTCCGATCCTTCGGCGATTGAGCATATTATCACCAACCTCATCGACAACGCGTCCAAGTACGCGACGGAGCACATTGAGGTCCGGCTGACAAAGGACGAGAGCCACTTCTACATCCGGGTCTGGGACGATGGCCCCGGCATTGCGCCGCACCACGTTCCGCACATCTTCGACAGGGGCTGGACACCGGAGGTCTCTCGGCGGGACGAGAAGACGAGCTCCGGCCTTGGGCTATTTATCGCGCGGACGCTGGCGGCGAGAAACGGCGGCGACATCACCGTGGAGAGCGTCACGGCCCCGGACCCGGACCACCATACGGCGTTCGTGGCCAGCTTCTCATTGTAG